Proteins from one Impatiens glandulifera chromosome 2, dImpGla2.1, whole genome shotgun sequence genomic window:
- the LOC124924056 gene encoding UPF0481 protein At3g47200-like has product MEMVEIENSSEWVIKVQDNVDQMDNSKEVEFWKKRSIYRIPDSVININKKAYNPQFVSFGPYHHGEEHLKSMEDHKERALLHFLKRSKKPLNLYVQSLSNLVKDLKESYDSLDAFHAWNDDAFLKLMILDGCFMLEVMRTATQTLDDYAHNDPIFSNHGKLNIVPYIRRDMLMLENQLPFSLLCNLVAIENGKFKDDERKVIKLVLKFYSLSTTVNNITEMNGKSLHILDIFRKSLLWQDPKKLKKIESKNKLKTIHEDSGGGGEEIVRSAMELNEAGIQFKKNKSGSLKDITFKRGSLKLPLIVVDDATESMFLNLIAFERFHVDAGNEVTSYIFFMDNIIDNAKDVSLLHSRGIIQNAIGSDKAVAKLFNSLSKDVTLDPNSGLDRVHKKVHRYCKKSWNEWRANLIHTYFRSPWAILSVIAAIVLFALTIAQTIYTVYPYYHPSGGDSSSPPPSTTPKS; this is encoded by the exons ATGGAAATGGTAGAGATCGAGAATTCATCCGAATGGGTAATCAAAGTGCAGGACAATGTCGATCAAATGGACAATTCCAAAGAAGTAGAGTTTTGGAAGAAACGTTCAATTTACAGAATTCCAGACTCGGTTATTAACATCAACAAGAAGGCCTACAATCCTCAATTCGTCTCTTTTGGACCTTATCATCACGGAGAAGAACATCTCAAATCCATGGAGGATCATAAGGAACGTGCCCTCCTTCATTTCCTTAAAAGATCGAAAAAGCCTCTCAATCTTTACGTTCAATCATTGTCTAATT tGGTGAAGGATTTAAAAGAATCTTATGATTCATTGGACGCTTTTCATGCGTGGAATGACGATGCGTTCCTTAAACTAATGATTCTCGACGGTTGTTTCATGCTTGAGGTCATGAGGACAGCAACTCAAACGCTCGATGATTATGCTCATAACGATCCTATATTTAGTAATCATGGAAAGCTTAACATCGTACCGTATATTAGAAGAGATATGCTCATGCTGGAGAATCAACTACCTTTTTCTCTCCTATGCAACTTGGTCGCCATTGAAAATGGCAAATTCAAG GACGATGAAAGAAAAGTAATCAAGCTAGTGTTGAAATTCTACTCCTTATCAACAACAGTAAACAACATTACAGAAATGAATGGAAAAAGTTTACATATATTAGACATCTTTAGAAAAAGTCTTTTATGGCAAGAtccaaaaaaactaaagaaaatagaATCCAAGAACAAGCTAAAAACTATCCACGAAGACAGCGGGGGAGGCGGAGAAGAGATAGTTCGATCAGCAATGGAATTAAACGAAGCCGGAATCCaattcaaaaaaaacaaatctggCAGCCTAAAGGACATCACATTCAAACGAGGATCACTCAAACTCCCACTTATAGTCGTCGATGATGCGACCGAATCAATGTTCCTAAACTTAATCGCATTTGAGCGTTTCCATGTAGATGCAGGAAACGAAGTTACCTCCTACATATTCTTCATGGACAACATTATAGACAATGCAAAAGATGTCAGTTTGCTGCATTCGAGAGGGATAATACAAAACGCGATTGGTAGTGATAAGGCGGTTGCGAAACTGTTTAATTCACTTTCGAAAGATGTGACGTTGGATCCAAATAGTGGTTTGGATCGAGTTCATAAGAAAGTTCATCGGTATTGTAAGAAGAGTTGGAATGAATGGAGGGCGAATTTGATTCATACTTATTTTAGAAGTCCTTGGGCAATTTTATCGGTGATTGCTGCTATAGTTCTGTTTGCTCTTACGATTGCTCAAACGATTTATACTGTTTATCCTTATTATCATCCTAGTGGTGGAGATAGTTCTTCTCCGCCACCTTCCACCACGCCTAAATCTTGA
- the LOC124924057 gene encoding vacuolar protein sorting-associated protein 9A-like produces MEATSSLSFYDFLDRMRNPASLDLVRSIKSFIVSFSFYTPNSESDGKRLQEFLETMEATIRDHTLWAGATEEEVDSAVEGLEKYVMTKLFSRTFAVSIEDSKADQDISEKICLLRSFLKPEHLDIPPNFHNESSWLLAQKELQKINAFKSPREKLLCIMSCCRIINNLLLNGSMSDNHVSGADDFLPILIYITIKSNPPQLHSNLKFIQLYRRESKLVSEAAYYFTNLVSVNSFIVNLDAKSLSIDENEFHDSMQTALADRAALRNNPVVPKEQTSLPSQALKIKTNRILTPIQSPPGSTNSNGDWEFPFMEAEAGELTVSDVEKLLGLYKEVVRRFTRGVRINNDPNNQNSED; encoded by the exons ATGGAGGCAACATCGTCACTTTCGTTCTACGATTTCCTCGATCGGATGCGGAATCCAGCTTCCCTTGATCTTGTTCGATCAATTAAAAG CTTCAttgtttcattttcattctATACACCAAACTCTGAAAGTGATGGGAAAAGATTACAAGAATTTCTTGAGACAATGGAAGCTACTATAAGAGATCATACTCTATGGGCTGGTGCAACGGAAGAAGAAGTTGATAGTGCTGTCGAG GGTTTGGAGAAGTACGTTATGACAAAGTTGTTCTCTCGAACATTTGCTGTTTCGATCGAAGATTCCAAGGCTGATCAAGATATATCTGAAAAAATATGCCTTCTAAGGAGCTTTTTAAAACCTGAGCATTTGGATATCCCTCCAAATTTTCATAATGAATCTTCATGGCTG CTTGCACAGAAAGAGCTGCAGAAAATAAATGCTTTCAAGTCGCCTCGAGAGAAACTCCTTTGTATTATGAGTTGCTGCAGAATCATCAACAATTTGTTGCTCAATGGATCGATGTCTGACAATCATGTCTCTGGTGCTGATGATTTTCTTCCGATTCTCATATATATTACCATTAAG TCCAATCCTCCTCAACTGCATTCTAACCTCAAGTTTATCCAACTATATCGGAGGGAATCAAAACTCGTCTCAGAAGCTGCTTACTATTTCACCAACCTTGTATCGGTTAACTCATTTATCGTCAATTTAGATGCAAAGTCACTTTCAATTGACGAAAATGAGTTTCACGATAGCATGCAGACAGCTTTAGCTGACCGGGCAGCTTTAAGGAACAATCCAGTTGTTCCAAAAGAGCAAACTTCGTTGCCATCTCAAgctcttaaaataaaaacaaacagaATATTGACGCCAATTCAGTCTCCACCTGGTTCAACAAACAGTAATG GTGACTGGGAGTTTCCTTTTATGGAAGCAGAAGCTGGCGAATTAACGGTTTCAGATGTGGAGAAACTTCTTGGTTTGTATAAGGAAGTTGTTCGGCGATTTACAAGGGGCGTGAGAATCAATAACGATCCGAATAATCAAAACTCCGAAGATTAA
- the LOC124924195 gene encoding protein BEARSKIN1-like → MASAVPPGFRFHPTDEELLHYYLKKKVTFEKIDMEVIREVDLNKIEPWELQERCRIGSTPQNEWYFFNMKDKKYPTGSRTNRATSAGFWKATGRDKCIRNNFKKIGMRKTLVFYRGRAPHGQKTDWIMHEYRLEDGDDLQGNGNDDGWVICRVFKKKNLIRVGNDHQQGTTTSSGSIATSDQINANNNVTLNINHPHMPYGDHNTNTNQYMFMPQQQQQHQPQQQSSFDLYKHSSQGLALNYSTLPYPHNLQTQVALVDPLTIRPMAGYVDLSMYTRDCDHNHTTTNDNLEVGTCEPTSNAHQNQEEWGMIDRLVGHEDSTPKDVVRFEDANAASTSSSMNHINQLSLRGEMDFWAYGK, encoded by the exons ATGGCTTCTGCTGTGCCACCAGGGTTTCGGTTTCATCCAACCGACGAAGAGCTTCTTCATTACTATCTTAAGAAGAAGGTTACCTTCGAAAAAATCGACATGGAAGTCATTAGAGAAGTTGACCTAAACAAGATCGAGCCATGGGAACTTCAAG aGCGATGTAGGATAGGGTCAACGCCACAAAATGAGTGGTACTTTTTTAATATGAAGGATAAGAAGTACCCAACCGGATCAAGAACGAATAGGGCTACGAGTGCGGGGTTTTGGAAGGCGACAGGTAGGGACAAATGTATAAGGAACAATTTCAAGAAAATTGGGATGAGGAAAACACTTGTTTTCTATAGGGGTAGAGCCCCTCATGGCCAAAAAACCGATTGGATCATGCATGAGTATCGACTCGAAGATGGGGATGACCTTCAAGGAAATGGAAAT GATGACGGATGGGTTATTTGTAGAGTGTTCAAGAAAAAGAATTTAATAAGAGTTGGAAATGACCACCAACAAGGAACCACAACATCAAGTGGTAGCATTGCAACTTCTGATCAAATAAATGCCAATAATAATGTCACCCTAAACATCAATCATCCTCACATGCCATATGGGGATCATAACACAAACACCAACCAATACATGTTCATGccccaacaacaacaacaacaccaACCCCAACAACAATCGAGCTTCGATCTCTACAAGCATTCATCGCAAGGGTTGGCCCTAAATTATTCGACATTGCCTTACCCTCACAATTTGCAAACCCAAGTGGCCCTAGTTGATCCTTTGACAATTAGACCCATGGCCGGTTATGTTGACCTTTCAATGTATACACGAGATTGTGATCATAATCATACAACTACAAATGATAATCTAGAGGTGGGAACATGCGAACCAACATCTAATGCCCATCAAAATCAAGAAGAATGGGGGATGATCGATAGACTAGTGGGTCATGAAGACTCTACGCCCAAAGATGTTGTGAGATTTGAGGATGCAAATGCGGCGTCAACATCATCTTCCATGAACCATATCAATCAGTTGTCACTGCGCGGTGAAATGGATTTTTGGGCTTACGGAAAATAA